The Mytilus trossulus isolate FHL-02 chromosome 13, PNRI_Mtr1.1.1.hap1, whole genome shotgun sequence genome has a segment encoding these proteins:
- the LOC134694266 gene encoding uncharacterized protein LOC134694266: MADSKFCAGCQRSDEDIPAVSWCSELVCKTCSRVHERMSPPHKIVPMKEIQQLSSSLLTLSKNCDNHPDQKIALYCCQHDKVVCVSCVPISHQNCKSIISIEKAARGVKDGTAISDVERRISNLCQVTENRRSQSEKTLVDLEKSRTKIKTRVSEIKQKVIAHLDTLEAEMHKGIDSKYENCTESVSRNKDSIQSSADLLSTWKSDLHSLKQLTSEVHLFQVVKFLDTKAYQKELEIREIQTATVPILKYNPSEFESKIKNLVPDLGKITVDNVQVQMPVLDIDQQGQFLVKDERKLSLTHSFQTTILGNEVCIIRGCFIPDDRLLLCQYQGTQLFVCKLDGSDSSVIDLYYTPHNISLYDKNHVVVSVDDKGIQIIDLTSLKPGRTIKVEGNCYGITSVNEKIWVKNKSYTLTIVNINGKVLKEIQTTFDPCDICANHDGDVYCTDFNSSKVFLVSSDGKEREIYNSPDPEHAGGVAVDERGDVFVSGWLSNNIHRISNDG; encoded by the coding sequence ATGGCGGACAGTAAATTCTGTGCTGGTTGTCAGCGTAGTGATGAAGACATTCCAGCTGTATCTTGGTGCAGTGAACTTGTATGCAAGACGTGTTCTAGAGTTCACGAAAGGATGTCCCCGCCTCACAAGATAGTACCAATGAAAGAGATACAACAACTCAGTTCGTCACTTCTTACATTGTCCAAGAACTGCGACAATCATCCAGATCAAAAGATTGCACTGTACTGCTGTCAACATGACAAGGTAGTCTGCGTGTCATGTGTTCCGATATCACATCAAAATTGCAAGTCTAtcatttcaattgaaaaagcTGCAAGAGGCGTGAAAGATGGTACCGCTATTTCTGATGTAGAGAGAAGGATTTCAAACCTATGTCAAGTTACAGAGAACAGAAGGAGTCAAAGTGAAAAAACACTTGTAGATTTGGAAAAGAGTCGTACCAAAATAAAGACAAGGGTGTCTGAAATCAAACAGAAAGTCATTGCTCATTTAGATACGTTAGAAGCAGAGATGCATAAAGGTATTGATTCTAAGTATGAAAATTGTACTGAGAGTGTGTCCCGAAATAAAGATAGCATACAATCCAGTGCAGACTTGCTGTCTACATGGAAAAGTGATCTACATTCACTGAAGCAACTTACATCAGAAGTTCATTTATTCCAGGTGGTAAAATTTCTAGATACAAAAGCTTACCAGAAAGAATTAGAAATCAGAGAAATCCAAACAGCTACTGTTCCGATACTTAAATATAATCCGTCAGAATTTGAGTCGAAAATTAAGAACCTAGTTCCAGACTTAGGTAAAATAACGGTAGACAATGTTCAAGTCCAAATGCCTGTACTAGATATCGATCAACAAGGTCAATTTCTAGTGAAAGACGAAAGAAAGTTATCACTGACACATTCATTCCAGACCACGATATTAGGGAATGAAGTATGTATCATCAGAGGATGCTTTATTCCTGATGATAGGTTACTACTCTGTCAATACCAGGGCACACaactttttgtttgtaaacttgATGGATCGGACTCCAGCGTGATTGATTTGTATTATACACCACACAACATAAGCTTATATGACAAAAACCATGTTGTAGTATCTGTAGATGATAAAGGTATCCAGATCATCGACCTGACATCATTGAAGCCTGGAAGGACAATTAAAGTTGAAGGAAACTGTTATGGAATCACCAGTGTAAATGAAAAGATATgggtaaaaaataaatcttacaCTCTAACCATTGTGAATATCAATGGTAAAGTTCTTAAAGAAATACAAACAACATTTGATCCTTGTGATATTTGTGCTAATCATGATGGTGATGTCTATTGTACTGACTTTAATAGTAGTAAAGTATTCTTAGTTTCTTCGGACGGAAAAGAACGTGAGATATACAACAGTCCTGACCCGGAACATGCTGGGGGTGTAGCTGTAGATGAAcgtggtgatgtgtttgtatcaGGATGGTTATCAAACAACATACATAGAATATCTAATGATGGATAG